Part of the Desulfolutivibrio sulfoxidireducens genome is shown below.
GAAAGCGCACCTCGGTCTTGGCCGGGTGCACGTTGACGTCCACGTCCTCGGGCGGCATGGACACGAAGATCACGGCCTGGGGATATTCCCGGGACAACAGCCTGCCCTTGTAGGCCTCGCGCACGGCCGAAAGCAGCACCCGGTCGCGCACGTGGCGGCCGTTGACGAAAAAAAGCATGCGGTCGGCCCGGGCCTGGGCCTTAAGCGGCCGGCCGGCAAGCCCGGTCACCCGGTGCCCGTCATGCTCCAGCGAAACCTCGATCAGATCCTCGGTCACCGCCGGGGGCCACATGCCCGAAAGCCGGGCCGCCAGGGTCTGCCCGGCCGGGAAACGGTGCACCGTGCGCCCGCCGCAGGAAAGTTTGAAGGCCACGTCCAGTCTGGCCAGGGCCAGGCGGCACAGGGTCTCCACGCACAGCTTGGTCTCCGTGGCCTCGGACTTGAGGAACTTGAGCCGGGCCGGGACCCCGGCGAACAGGTCCCGAACCTCGATTTTCGTCCCCCGGGTCATGGCCGCCGGTCCCTGGTCCGTGATCCGGCCGTTTACCACCTCGATCATGGCCGCCTCGTCATAGCCTTCGCAGGCCGAGGCGCAGCGGAAAAGGGACACCGAGGCGATGCTCGGCAACGCCTCGCCCCGAAACCCGAAGCTGGCGATGGACGAAAGCTCCGCGAGGCTGGCGATCTTGCTCGTGGCGTGGCGGGTCACGGCCAGGGCAAGCTCGGCCGGGGTCATGCCGAAGCCGTTGTCCTGGACCTGGATCAGCCCCCGGCCGCCGCCCTCGACCGTGACCTCGATCCGGGTGGCCCCGGCATCCAGGCTGTTTTCCACCAGCTCCTTGAGCACGCTGGCCGGACGCTCCACCACCTCGCCGGCCGCGATCTGGTTTTGCAGCTCCGGAGGCAGGATGCGGATGGGCCGGGAAGCGGCTGGGCGTGGCGATGAGGAATCGTCGCTGTTCATGGGCTTGTGGCTATCACGGCAGGGGCCGGTTGAACAGTGGCCCGGAAAAGCCGTTGTCCCGGGCCGTTGGCCCGAAACCGTCTTGCAATCCCCGTCGGAGTCGGCCACATTCCCAGGCGGCCCTCACGCGGCCCAAACCACATTCAGGCGGCGATCCATGACCATTCCCTTCAATTCCCTGCGCGCCCGCATCCGGGTCCCAAATATCGTGTCCAACTACCGGCGGCTGTGTCGTCCCGGCGGCGAGACCATCCCGGTGATCAAGGCCGACGCCTACGGTCACGGCCTGGTTCCCGTGGCCCGGGCCCTGTCCAAGGCCGGGGCGGCCACCTTCGCCGTGGGCTCAGTGGAGGAGGCCGTTGCCCTGCGTGCCTCCGGCGTCCCAGGTCGCATCCTCTCCCTGCTCGGTCCCATCGACGCCGATCAGTGTCAGGCCCTGTGGCGCGGCGATGTCATCCCCTTCGTGCATCACCCGGATCAACTGCGCCTTCTGGCCGACGTCTCCCGGAACATGGACAGGCCTCTTGGCGTGGCCCTCAAATGCGACACGGGCATGCGTCGCCTGGGATTCACCCGCGGGGACGCGGCCGAGGCCGCACGGATCATCGCCGCAACTCCGGGTCTGAACCTGGCCATGCTCAGTTCCCACCTGGCCACAGCCGACGACCCCGGGGATTTCGACTATGTGGAGGCCCAGATCCAGGAATTCACCGCCATCCGGGGGCAACTCCTGGCGCTCGGACTTTCCTTTCAAACCAACCTGGCCAACTCCGCCGCCGTCCTGGCCCATCCCGAGGCCCACTTCGATTCCCGGCGCGTCGGCATCTCCCTCTACGGCGGCAATCCCTTCCAGGGGACGCCCCTGGCCCACCTGGGACAGGGGCTTGTTCCGGCCATGGAGGTGGCCACGCGTATCGTGTCCGTGCACGACCTGGCCGCCGGACAGTCCGTGAGCTACGGCCGGACCTTCACCGCGCCCACGGATACGCGCATCGCTGTGGTGGCCGCCGGATACGCCGATGCCTACGGGCGAAGCCTCTCCAATTCGGGATTCATGTACCTGCGCGGCGTCCGCGTTCCCATCCGCGGCCGGGTATGCATGCAGTTGACCGCCGTGGAGGTTTCCGAGGTTCCGGACGTCAGGCCCGGCGAGGAAATCCTGCTTCTGGGCGGTCAGGGCGAAAACGCCATCACCCCCGACGATCTGGCCGAATGGTGGGGGACCATCTCCTACGAGGTTTTGTGTCTGCTGGGCCTTAATCCCCGCGAATACGTTGAGTAGCAAGGTTGGGGCGGGGGATGATTTTCGACCGCTTTGCGGTTCGCGGATGATTTCGCTTAACGCAGTGTCTGATCGTGCTGCAACGCAAGGGTAAGTCGCAGCATGTCCTTGAGTTGGATTCCATTCTCGAAAAGGGGTTCCGGGTAGTTCTTGAGAAAAAAATCCGTGTCGATACGCGAGACTCTGAATCCTTGGCGCTGATAAAAGGCCAGTTGATAACCAAACGTTCCCGTGCCGACATCAAGGCGATGTGCGCCTTCGTGCCTGTAAATCGAAATGACATGCCTGAGGAGCGCCGTTCCGATGCCTTTGTTTTGGCGGGATGGTTTTACGGCGATATTCATGATCTCATGTGTTTTGTCCGAAACCTGACTGACGATGCATATCCCGACAATGGCGTGATCCGAACAGGCGGCGAAGCACCTTGATCGTCCCAGGTAGCTCATAATGTTGTCTTTAGAGGGGTCTGCCAGAAGCAGAAGCTCGAGAGGGGAATCCAAGGGGGAGATTTCCACGAGTTGCAGAGAGGGGCTCTTTTCGTTCATACCGAATCCGACTTGCTAAGCAGCGCCTTGTGGGCAACCAGGTACAACTATTACGATTCCAGGCCACATGGCCTGCCGTGGCAGGGAAATCCCAAGTCACTCCCAAGCAGCCAGACGATCCCCAACTCAACTTTTGTCGCGGTCGATCCACTTGGGGGCCTGGACGGGCGTGTAGGCGCGCATCAGGGCCAGGAGGTCGAAAGGGGTGTCGGCGGCCAGGACGATGCCGGCATGGGCCTGGCGCACGAAGCGGTCCGCGACCATGCGCCCGACCAGGGCCAGCAGGGGATCGTAAAAACGGGTGACGTTGAGCAGGCCGCAGGGCTTGCGGTGCAGTCCAAGCTGGGCCCAGGTGACGATCTCGCAGAACTCCTCAAGGGTGCCCATGCCGCCGGGAAGGGCGATGAAGCCGTCCGACAGGTCGGCCATGAGCGCCTTGCGTTCGTGCATGGTGGGCACCACGTGCAGCCGTGTCAGGCCGGTATGGGCCAGTTCCTTGCGCTCGAGGAAATCCGGCAGGACGCCCACCACCTGGCCTCCGGCGGACAGGCAGGCCGTGGCCGCCGCGCCCATAAGGCCCACGGACGCGCCGCCGTAGACCATGGTCAGGCCTTCCCGGGCCAGATATTCGCCCAGGGCCTTGGCCGTATCGAGATAGACCGGATCGCCTCCGGGATTCGAGCCGCAAAAGACGCAGATGCTGCGCATGGGGATGCTCCAAAAAGGCGGGGAGCCGCTTGGGACGGCTCCCCGGTTTGCATTGGACGGGTCGCGGACGAGGGGGGTTTATTCTGGGCCCTCGATCAGGGGCTTGTGCTGGCTTAAGTCGAAGAATCCGCGCACGGGAAATGGTAGCGAATAGTTCGGGACCTTGTCGAAGTTGACAAATCCGGCGTCCTTGCCCTCGGAGAGTTCCGAAAGGGCCACCAGCCCGAGCGGGATGGGGAAATTCAGACAACAGGAGCGGATGGCCGCCAGGCGGTCCTTGTAGCGTTCCTTGAGGTAGTCCACGAGTTGGTCGCGTTCCTGTTTGGTGAAGGATTCAAGGACCACCCGGCGACAGCTTTCCAGGCTCACCTCCAGGTCCGGGACCAGGAGATCGCCAAAAAGGGCGTTCCAGTCGTAAAGCTGGGCCTCGGCCGGGTCCCATTCGGGCCGAAACAGGTGGACCTCCACGTCTTTGCGGCCCTTGAAGCTCTTGATGACGATGGACAGGGTAAAGGCCCGTTCGATGGGCAGCTTCACATCCGCCGGGACGATGTCGATCTCCATGGTGTTCCTCCCATATGCCGTGTGTGCTGGGTATTTCGTGGGGGAATTCCCCGTTGTGTCCGAAACGGCTTGGCCGTACATTCGGCATGCGGCGCGGCCGCCAAACCCCGTAAAAACGGATTTTACCGCTCATGTCCAGTCTTTTCCGGCTCAAAAGCCCGTTCGAACCCAAGGGGGACCAGCCCCAGGCCATTGCCGAACTGGCCGCCAACCTGGACGCCGGGGTGGCCAACCAGGTGCTTCTGGGGGCCACGGGTACGGGCAAGACCTTCACCATGGCCCAGGTTGTGGCCCGGTGCGGGTGTCCGGCCCTGGTCATGGCCCCGAACAAGACCCTGGCCGCCCAGCTTTACAACGAGTTCAAGTCCCTTTTCCCGGACAACGCCGTGGAGTATTTCGTCAGCTATTACGACTATTACCAGCCCGAGGCGTATCTGCCCCGGACCGACACCTACATCGAGAAGGACTCGTCCATAAACGACGACATCGATAAATTGCGCCACGCCGCCACCCATTCCCTGCTCACCCGGCGCGACGTGCTCATCGTGGCCTCGGTGTCCTGCATCTACGGCCTGGGATCAAGGGACTACTACGAGAGGATGGTCCTGCCGCTCGCGGCCGGGGAGGAAGTCTCCATGGACCGGGTGCTGTCCCGGCTGGTGGAGATCCAGTACGAGCGCAACGAGATCGATTTCCACCGGGGCACGTTCCGGGTGCGCGGCGACGTGGTGGAGATCATTCCCGCGTATAGCCGGGATACGGCCCTGCGCCTGGAATTTTTCGGGGACGAACTGGAGAGCATCCTGGAGACCGATCCCCTGACCGGGGAGGTCCTGGGTTCGTTGCGGCGGACCATTATTTTCCCGGCCAGTCATTACGTCTCGGACCGCGACAATCTGCATCGCGCCGCCTCGGACATCCGGGAGGAACTGCGGCTGCGGCTTGTGGAGTTCAAGGCCGGAAACCGGCTTGTCGAGGCCCAGCGCCTGGAGCAGAGGACCCTCCAGGACCTGGAGATGATCGAGGAACTGGGCTACTGCACCGGCATCGAAAACTATTCGCGGCACCTGGACGGCCGGGCCGCCGGCCAGCCGCCGTACACCCTGCTGGACTATTTTCCGAACGATTTCATCACGTTCATCGACGAATCCCATATCACCGTGCCCCAGATCGGGGGCATGTACAGCGGCGACCGCTCGCGCAAGCAGACCCTGGTGGACTACGGCTTCCGGCTGCCCTCGGCCCTGGACAACCGGCCGCTCAATTTCGAGGAATTTCTGACCCGGGTGGGGCGGATGGTGTTCGTCTCGGCCACCCCCGGACCGTGGGAGATCGAGCGCTCCCAGGGCGTGGTGGTGGAGCAGATCATCCGGCCCACGGGCCTGGTGGACCCCCAGGTGGAGGTCCGGCCCACCAAGGGACAGGTGGACGATCTTTTGGCCGAATGCCGGGCGCGCATGCTGGCCGGCGAGCGCGTCCTGGTGACCACCCTGACCAAACGCATGGCCGAGGACCTGACCGATTATCTGAACGCCATGGGGGCCACGGCCCGCTACCTGCATTCGGATATCGACACCCTGGAGCGGATGGCCATCATCCAGGCCCTGCGCCAGGGGGAATTCGCGGTGCTTGTGGGCATAAACCTCCTGCGCGAGGGCCTGGACATTCCCGAGGTGTCCCTGGTGGCCGTCCTGGACGCGGACAAGGAGGGGTTTTTACGCTCCGCGCGGTCATTGGTGCAGACCTTCGGCCGGGCGGCCAGAAACGTCTCGGGTCGGGTGATCCTGTACGCCGACGCGGTGACCGGCTCCATGACCGCGGCCATGGAGGAGACCCGCCGCCGCCGGGAGAGGCAGGAGGCGCATAATCTGGCCATGGGCATCACCCCCGCGACCGTGCGCAAGGACCTGGAAAACGTCCTGGATTCCCTGTACAGCCAGATTCGCGAGGAGACGGCCCAGGCGGCCAGGCTTGTGGCCGCCGAGGACCCGGACGACTACGGCGTGACCCCGGCGTCCATGAAAAAGACCATCCGCCGCCTGGAACGGGAGATGCGCGAGGCGGCCAAGGAACTGGCCTTCGAGCGGGCCGCCTTGCTTCGCGACCGCATCGCGGCCCTTCGGGAAAAGCTTTTGAGCCTGGGAGAGGCATGAACGCCATCAAGCTGCACGGTCGTTTTTTGAGCCTGCAACATCGCCTTGGGGGATTCTGGCCGATCGTCATCGGTTTTGTGATCATGTTCGGGGTCATGGTCATGGGCGTGGCCGCGTACATGACCATCGAGGGCTGGCCATTTTTCGACAGTCTCTATCAGGTGATCATCACCCTCTCCACAGTGGGTTTCCAGGAGGTCAACCCGCTCTCCGAACAGGGCCGGGCGGCCACCATGCTGCTGATCGTCTGCGGGGTGGGCAGCTTCGCCTATCTGGTGGGGTCGTTCACCCAGGTGCTCATCGAGGGACGGCTGCAAAAAATTTTCGGGAGGCGGCGGGTGCAAAAGGCCATCGACAAATTGTCCGGGCACATCATCGTCTGCGGCTGCGGCCGTATCGGGGCCATCGTGACCGAAAAGATCATGGCCGAGGGCCAGCGCGTGGTGGTCATCGAAAAAGATCTCGAGGTGGTGAGGGAGTTGGAGGAAAAGGGCATCCTGCATCTGGCCGGGGACGCCACGGACGACGAGATGCTTCTCGGGGCCGGAATCGAACGGGCCAAATCCCTGGTGGCCGCCCTGCACCAGGAGGCGGCCAACGTCTATGTGACCCTGACGGCAAGGCAGATCAACGCTGGGCTTTTTATCGTGGCCCGGGCGGATTCGCCTCCGCACATCCCCAAGCTCAAGCGGGCCGGGGCCGATCAGGTGCTCATCCCGCACCTGTTCGGCGGGGTGCGCATGGCCCAATCCGTGCTTCGGCCCACGGTGACCAGCTTTCTGGAGTTGGCCCTGAGCCGGAGCGACATCGACCTGCAGATGGAGGAACTGAGGATCGAGGCCGACTCGGAGGTCGTGAACCAGAATCTTATTGAATCGAAGATTCGGCCCCGCTTCGATCTCATTGTTATCGGCATCAAGAAATCCAGCGGGGAGATGGTCTTCAATCCCCAGCCCCAGGCCGTGCTGGAGGCCGGGGACACCATGATCCTGGTGGGCAAGAGGGATGATCTGGACCGGCTGCGGGCCATTTTGTAGGGAACTGGCCGTGACGGCGCAGGAGAATTCCCGGATCGAATGCGTGGTGGCCCGCTACACTGAGGATGTGTCCTGGACCCGGGCCTTGGCCTGCCCTGTGCTGGTCTATGACAAGTCCGGTGCGCCGGGGCCGCTGGCCCTGCCGAACATCGGCCGGGAAACGCACACCTATCTGACCCATATTGTTCGACGCTACCCGGAGTTTCCCGATTATACGGTTTTTGTGCAGGCCGATCCCTTCCCCCATCTGCCCGAGGGTATGGATGCGGCCGGGTTGTGGGAACGCATCGTCCAGAACGTCCGGCTCGGCGTGTCCTTCGCCGGGCTGGCCTGGTTCAAGCTCAGATGCGACCGGCTGGGGCGGCCCCACGACATGGCTGGCTCGGAGAAAGAGGGCAAATGGGCGGGATTGAGCCGGGACATCCCCGTGGGGGATGTGTACGCCGCGCTTTTCCCCGGCCCCGTGCCCGAGATCTTTCTGACGCCGGCCCCGGCGGGCCTGTTCATGGTGGCCCGGGAACGCATTCTGGCCAGGCCGTTGGGCTTGTACCGGGCGGCGTTGGCCCTGGTGGAGGCTGATCCCGAGGACGCGCGAAACACCGGGCACGCCTTCGAGCGGCTGTGGAACGTGATTTTCAATGGAAACAGGGACCTCAACCGGCCCGAATGGGCCGACTGACCCGGAGCAACGGTGGCCGACGACTTTGATCCCGCAATCCGGGCGCGCCAGCTTCGCGACTTCATCCGGCATCACGACTACCGCTATTACGTCCTGGACGATCCGGAAATAAGCGACGCCGACTACGACGCCCTGTTTCGCGAACTGGCGGCCATCGAGGCCAGCCATCCCGAACTGGACGATTCCGCCTCGCCCACCAAACGGGTGGGGGGCGCGCCGGCCGAGGGCTTTGTCTCCAGGCCCCACCGCCAGCGCATGTACAGCCTGGACAACGCCATGAGCCGGGAGGAATGGGAGGCCTTTCTGGAGCGGGCGCGCAACGCCCTGGCCAGGCAGGGGGGGAAGCTGCCCGGGACCTTCTTTGTCGATCCCAAATTCGACGGGCTGGCCCTGGAGGTCATCTATGAAAACGGGCGCTTCGTAGCGGCCCTCACCCGGGGTGACGGCGTAACCGGCGAGGATGTGACCGAAAACCTGCGCACCGTGCGCAATTTGCCCCTGTCCCTTACCCCCCATGCGGCCGCGGCCGGACTTCCGGTCCCGCGCCTTCTGGAGGTGCGCGGCGAGGTGGTCATCACCCGCCAGCATTTCTATGAGCTCAATGAAGCCCGCCGGGCCGCCGGGGAAAAGATCTTCGCCAACCCCAGAAACGCCGCGGCCGGGTCCGTGCGCCAACTCGATCCCAAGGTTACGGCCGCCCGTCCCTTGCGCTTTTTCGCCTATGCCACGGGAGCCGTGGACTCTCCGGATTCCGGGCCGCCCTGGACAACCCATGCGGCCATGATGCGCGCCCTTGGTCTGTACGGCTTTTCCGTGGCCAGACAGGGCCGGACCTGCCGGACCTCCGAGGTCTATCCCTTTTTCCAGGAGCTTGGGAAAATGCGCCTGGATCTGCCGTTCGAGATCGACGGGGCCGTGGTCAAGTGCGACGATCTGGCGGTGCAGGCCGAACTGGGTTTTACCGACCGCGCCCCGCGTTTCGCCGTGGCCCTGAAATTTCCGGCCCATGAGGCCGAGACCATCCTGCGAAAGATCGAGGTCCAGGTGGGCCGCACCCGGGTCATCACCCCGGTGGCCATCCTCGAACCCGTGTCCCTGGCCGGGGTGACCGTGTCCCGGGCCACGCTGCACAACGAGGACGAGATCGCGGCCAAGGACCTGCGCGAGGGGGACACCGTGGTGGTGCGCCGGGCCGGGGACGTGATCCCCGAGGTGGTCCGGGCCATTGAGGAAAAACGGCCCCCCGAAGGCCGCAGGCCCTATATCTTCCCACCGGACTGCCCATCCTGCCATACCCCGAGCGTGAGGCTGCCGGGCGAAGCGGCCCGCAGATGCGTCAATCCCGACTGTCCCGGGGTGCGGCTTCGGGGCATCGTCTATTTCGTGTCCAAGGCCGGCCTGGACATCGAGGGTGTGGGCGGCAGGTGGATCGAGATCCTGGTGGATCGCGGGCTGTTGCGGTCTCCGGCCGACCTGTTCACCCTGACCAGGGAGCAATTGCTCGAACTGCCGCGCATGAAGGAGACATTGGCCTCGAAGTTCGTGGCTTCCATCGCCAAGGCCAGGGACACGGCCACCCTGGAAAGGTGCATCGCCGCCCTGGGCATTCCGCTGGTGGGATCGCGCACGGCCCGCACCCTGGCCGGCCGCTACCGGGACCTGGGGGCGCTTTCCGAGGCCGGGGAGGAGGAATTGACGGAACTTTCGGACATCGGGCCGGAGGTGGCCCGGTCCATCCGGGAGTTCTTCACAACCCCCGAAAACCAGGAACTGCTGAACCGTTTCCGGGAGATCGGGTTGTGGCCGAGAGGCGAGCCGAAAAAGGCCACGACCCAGGCCGGGCATCTGGCCGGAAAACGGTTCCTTTTTACCGGGGAACTGCCGGGCATGCCCCGGCACGAGGCCCAGGCGCTGCTTGAGGCCGCCGGCGGGATCGTGGTGTCGGCCGTCTCCAAAAAGCTCGATTATCTGGTGGCCGGCGACAAGCCCGGCTCCAAGCTGCAAAAGGCCAGGGACCTGGGGGTAACGGTCATCGGCCCCGGGGAATTTGTGGACCTGCTGCGTCCCCGCCGGGGAGGGAACGTCTCGGTCCAGGCCAGCCTTTTTTGACGCGGAACGCCGTTGCTGGTGTGTCTTTTAACGGAAAGACAGGGTAGTGCGAAGGGGCCTGGGGAAATGCCGTTGCTTGTCCGGATTTCGAATGGCACGGGCCTGGGCCGCCGGAGGCCTCAGCCACTGCGCATTTACGCACAAGCCGCATGCGAATTTTCCATGGGGCATTTTTGTCGCTGACTGGCCGTCCGCCTTCTTTCGCGGCGTGGCCGGCGGTTTTCCATAGACACCTTTTTGAGGAGGGAGAAGGACATGAGCGTATGCGATGTGGTCATCATGGGCGCCCGGGGCAGGATGGGGTCGACACTGATCAATCTGATCCGGGCAGGTCAGGACTACCGCCTGGTGGCCGTGGTCGAGCGTCCGGGAAACGAGGAGGGACTTTCGGCCCTGGGCTGTCTGGTGGACACCGACCTGTCCCGGGTGCTGCCCAAGGTTCCGGGGGCGGTGGTCATCGATTTCACCTCACCGGCCTGTTCCGTGGCCGTGGCCACCGCCGCCGCCGCGCACGGCAACCCGGTGGTCATCGGCACCACGGGTCTTTCCCCGGATCAGACCGCCGTTCTGGAACGAGTCGCGGTCACGGGCCGGGTCTTCTGGGCCCCGAACATGAGCGTGGGGATCAATGTCCTGTTGTCCGTGCTGCCTGATCTGGTCCGCAAGCTCGGCCCGGCGTACAATCTGGAGATCATGGAGATCCACCACAACAAAAAGGCCGATTCTCCCAGCGGCACGGCCATAAAGCTCGGCCAGTGCCTGGCCCGGGCGGCCGGACGGGATTTCGAGGCGGCCAAGACCTGCTGCCGGGAGGGAATCATCGGCCCGCGCACTGTGGAGGAGATCGGCATCCAGGCCCTGCGTGGCGGGGACGTGGTGGGGGACCACACGGTCTATTTTTTCGGCCCGGGCGAACGCATCGAGGTCACCCACCGGGCCCAGTCCCGGGATACCTTGGCCAGGGGAGCGCTTCGGGCCGCGGCCTGGCTTCCAGGGCAGGCCCCGGGGCGGCTCTACGGCATGCCGGACATGCTTGGTTAGGCCGTCGCTTCCTTCGATGCCCGCAGGCGGTTCGGGCGCTTGGGAGCCGGGCGATTTCAGGAGCGGTCCTTGCCCGGCGGGGCATCAGGCGACCGGGGCCGGATCGGAGTGCCTGGCCAGCTTGGCCTTCATGCGCCTGAGCACGTCCACCTGGGCCTTTTCGACCTCACGCAGGGCCTGGGCCGACATGGCCTGGTCGCCCGCGCGGGCGGCCGTGTCCAGGACCCTGGCCGTGGCGCTTAGGGTGTTGGCTCCCATGGTCGCGGCCGCTCCCTTGAGGGAATGGGCCAGAAATGCCAGCCGGTCCAGGTCCCCTGTGGCCAGGGCCTGGCGCATGTCCCCGAGCATACTGGGTTTTTCCTCGACGAAGGCGGAAAACAGTTTGAGCACGAAGGCCGCGTTGCCCCGGGCCTTTTCCAGAAGCCAGGCGTAGTCCAGTATCTCGGGATCGTCCTGGTCCGGGACGGCGTCCAGGCGGCCCTTGCGGGCCAACACCCGCAGCAGTGAGGCCGAGATTTCCGGCAGGCCCACGGGTTTTTGTAGGTAGTCGTCCATGCCGGCCCGAAGGAAGGTCTCCCGGTCGCCCTTGTGGGCGTGGGCGGTCAGGGCGATGATGGGCACGTCCGGGTCGATGTCGCCGCCCTCGGCATGCCGGATGATCCGGGTGGCCTCCATGCCGTCCATCTCCGGCATCTGGATGTCCATAAGCACGGCGTCGACACGGCTTTTTTCCAGGACCTTGACCGCCCGAAGCCCGGTATGGGCGGTAATGACCGTATGTCCGTTCTGTTCCAGAAGCTCCCGGATGAACATCTGGTTGACCGGGTTGTCCTCGGCCAAAAGGATGGTCAGGGGCGGCAGGACGTCTTCCCGGGCGGGCTGACGGCCCTCCTCGACGGAATCGGCCGGGGCTTTTTCCTGGGGCAAACGCGACTCCACGCAAAAGGAAAAGACGCTGCCCTTGCCTTCCTCGCTTTCCACCTGGATATGGCCGCCCATCATGGCGACCAGTTCCTTGAAGATGGACAGGCCAAGGCCCGCCCCGCGATATTTGCGGGTGGCCGAGGGATCGGCCTGGGTGAAGCTTTCAAAGATGGCGTCGAGTTTGCCGGCGGGGATGCCGATGCCCGTGTCGCGCACGGCGAACAGGAGCCTGACGGCCTTTTTTTCCGTGACGTGGTCCTCGACCAGGGAGACCTCCACCTCGACCAATCCCCTGTCCGTGAATTTGACCGCGTTCCCCACCAGATTCACGAGAATCTGGCGCAACCTGACGGAGTCCCCCACAATGATCCGGGGCACGGCCTCGTCGATGCGGGCCGTGAGCATCAGTCCTTTTTGCTCGGCCAGGGGCGTGAACACGGTGATGGCGTTCTCCACGGTTTCGCGCAGATTGAAGGCCGCCTCGGCCAGCTTGAGCCTTCCGGAGCTGATTCGGGCGCTGTCGAGGATGTCGTTTATGATTTCCAGAAGCGACGTGGCCGAATGTCGGACCATCTCCAGATATTCCCGTTGCTTGCGATTCAAAGAGGTGGCCAGGGTGAGTTCGGTCATGCCCAGGATGCCGATCATGGGCGTGCGCAACTCATGGCTCATGTTGGTCAAAAAGACGCTCTTGGCCGCCTCGGCGGCCGTGGTGGCCTCACGGGCCTTGATCATTTCCGCCTCGGTCGCGGCGTCCGGGGAGGGGGGCAGGGCCGCCAAGAGGATCTCCCGACCGTTCTCCCTGAAGGGAAGGACGCGCACGGGGGCCGTGCCGGGCACGGCGAGAATGGTTCCGTCTTTCACCCGGCCGGGAAAGGGCGTGCCGCTTAAGGCCCCTGGCGCGCTTCCCAAAAGCCCCTCGGCCCGGGGACCGGCCAGAATGATGGTCCCAGCCGGGTCCACGGCGCACAGGGCCGCCCCGCACAGGTGCTCCAGTTCGGAGAGCGACAGGGGGAAGTGTCTTTCGGATTTCATGCTTTCCTCTGGGTCGTGGTCAGCCCTTGACGCAGGCCAGCGGGCGCACCCGGGCGGTTTTCGAGGCCAGGCCGACATGGCGGGTGGTTTCCACGACGGCCTCGATATTTTTGTATGCCCCCGGGGCCTCCTCGGACAGTCCCCTGAAGTCGTGGACCCGGACGGCCACCCCCAGGCGGGCCATCTCCTCCATGACCGTTTGCGGCCGGAAGCGCTTGACGGCCTGCTTGCGGCTGAACTGGCGGCCCGCGCCATGGCAGGCTGAGCCGAAGGACAGATGTTCCGATGCGGCGGCCCCGGAAAGAATGTAGGAACAGGTCCCCATGCTGCCGCCAACGAGCACGGGTTGGCCCGCCTGGCCCAGCCAGGCGGGCAGGGCCGGATGTCCAGGACCGAAGGAGCGGGTCGCGCCCTTGCGGTGCACGAAAAGGGTTTGCGGCGTCTGGTCCACAAGATGGGTTTCCGCTTTGCATGTGTTGTGGGAGACGTCGTAGAGCAGGTCCAGGCGTGAGCCGGGGAACAGGTCCCCGAAGACCTCTCGGACCAAATGGGTAAGCACCTGGCGGTTGGCCAAGGCGGCGTTGATGCCCGCGCGCATGGCCCCCAGATACTGTCTTCCCAGGTCCGAGGCGATGGGCGCATGGGCCAGTTCCTGGTCCGGGAAGGACAGGCCCAGCCTGGCGGCGCGCTTGCGCATGCGGTCCAGGTAGTCCGTGCCGATCTGGTGCCCCAGACCCCTGGAGCCGCAATGGATGCTGACCAGCACCCGGCCCCGGGAGAGTCCGTATGTCCGCGCGGTTGTTTCGTCGAATATTTCATCCACCACTTGAACTTC
Proteins encoded:
- the alr gene encoding alanine racemase, encoding MTIPFNSLRARIRVPNIVSNYRRLCRPGGETIPVIKADAYGHGLVPVARALSKAGAATFAVGSVEEAVALRASGVPGRILSLLGPIDADQCQALWRGDVIPFVHHPDQLRLLADVSRNMDRPLGVALKCDTGMRRLGFTRGDAAEAARIIAATPGLNLAMLSSHLATADDPGDFDYVEAQIQEFTAIRGQLLALGLSFQTNLANSAAVLAHPEAHFDSRRVGISLYGGNPFQGTPLAHLGQGLVPAMEVATRIVSVHDLAAGQSVSYGRTFTAPTDTRIAVVAAGYADAYGRSLSNSGFMYLRGVRVPIRGRVCMQLTAVEVSEVPDVRPGEEILLLGGQGENAITPDDLAEWWGTISYEVLCLLGLNPREYVE
- a CDS encoding GNAT family N-acetyltransferase, with protein sequence MNEKSPSLQLVEISPLDSPLELLLLADPSKDNIMSYLGRSRCFAACSDHAIVGICIVSQVSDKTHEIMNIAVKPSRQNKGIGTALLRHVISIYRHEGAHRLDVGTGTFGYQLAFYQRQGFRVSRIDTDFFLKNYPEPLFENGIQLKDMLRLTLALQHDQTLR
- a CDS encoding TIGR00730 family Rossman fold protein, with protein sequence MRSICVFCGSNPGGDPVYLDTAKALGEYLAREGLTMVYGGASVGLMGAAATACLSAGGQVVGVLPDFLERKELAHTGLTRLHVVPTMHERKALMADLSDGFIALPGGMGTLEEFCEIVTWAQLGLHRKPCGLLNVTRFYDPLLALVGRMVADRFVRQAHAGIVLAADTPFDLLALMRAYTPVQAPKWIDRDKS
- the uvrB gene encoding excinuclease ABC subunit UvrB, translated to MSSLFRLKSPFEPKGDQPQAIAELAANLDAGVANQVLLGATGTGKTFTMAQVVARCGCPALVMAPNKTLAAQLYNEFKSLFPDNAVEYFVSYYDYYQPEAYLPRTDTYIEKDSSINDDIDKLRHAATHSLLTRRDVLIVASVSCIYGLGSRDYYERMVLPLAAGEEVSMDRVLSRLVEIQYERNEIDFHRGTFRVRGDVVEIIPAYSRDTALRLEFFGDELESILETDPLTGEVLGSLRRTIIFPASHYVSDRDNLHRAASDIREELRLRLVEFKAGNRLVEAQRLEQRTLQDLEMIEELGYCTGIENYSRHLDGRAAGQPPYTLLDYFPNDFITFIDESHITVPQIGGMYSGDRSRKQTLVDYGFRLPSALDNRPLNFEEFLTRVGRMVFVSATPGPWEIERSQGVVVEQIIRPTGLVDPQVEVRPTKGQVDDLLAECRARMLAGERVLVTTLTKRMAEDLTDYLNAMGATARYLHSDIDTLERMAIIQALRQGEFAVLVGINLLREGLDIPEVSLVAVLDADKEGFLRSARSLVQTFGRAARNVSGRVILYADAVTGSMTAAMEETRRRRERQEAHNLAMGITPATVRKDLENVLDSLYSQIREETAQAARLVAAEDPDDYGVTPASMKKTIRRLEREMREAAKELAFERAALLRDRIAALREKLLSLGEA
- a CDS encoding potassium channel family protein; the encoded protein is MNAIKLHGRFLSLQHRLGGFWPIVIGFVIMFGVMVMGVAAYMTIEGWPFFDSLYQVIITLSTVGFQEVNPLSEQGRAATMLLIVCGVGSFAYLVGSFTQVLIEGRLQKIFGRRRVQKAIDKLSGHIIVCGCGRIGAIVTEKIMAEGQRVVVIEKDLEVVRELEEKGILHLAGDATDDEMLLGAGIERAKSLVAALHQEAANVYVTLTARQINAGLFIVARADSPPHIPKLKRAGADQVLIPHLFGGVRMAQSVLRPTVTSFLELALSRSDIDLQMEELRIEADSEVVNQNLIESKIRPRFDLIVIGIKKSSGEMVFNPQPQAVLEAGDTMILVGKRDDLDRLRAIL